A part of Oncorhynchus masou masou isolate Uvic2021 chromosome 21, UVic_Omas_1.1, whole genome shotgun sequence genomic DNA contains:
- the LOC135508021 gene encoding protein FAM177A1-like isoform X1 has translation MDTEKSSNMVKEFESVELGDMRMKKQKVPRRTIYFASGETMEEYSTDEDEEVQVSIAVKTSADPSKLNWGPYFWFYMWRVATSTISVCDYLGERMASLFGITSPKYQYAIDEYYRMKKEEEEEEEENRLSEEAERNFEEEHNQEIQQPAMEQPEGKASFVNVSFELDQDPTPDANRFPAPIPT, from the exons ATGGACACTGAAAAG AGCTCCAATATGGTGAAGGAGTTTGAGAGTGTGGAGCTGGGAGACATGCGGATGAAAAAGCAGAAGGTGCCCCGTAGAACGATTTACTTTGCCAGTGGCGAGACCATGGAGGAATACAGCACAGATGAAGATGAGGAAGTGCAAGTTTCTATCGCTGTTAAGACCTCAGCTGACCCG AGCAAGTTGAATTGGGGTCCATACTTTTGGTTTTACATGTGGAGAGTGGCAACCTCCACTATTTCAG TTTGTGACTATCTTGGGGAGAGAATGGCCTCATTGTTCGGAATTACCTCACCCAAGTACCAGTATGCTATTGACGAGTACTACAGAATGAAAAAGGAG gaggaggaggaggaggaggagaaccggCTGTCTGAGGAGGCAGAACGTAATTTTGAAGAGGAGCACAACCAGGAGATCCAGCAGCCAGCCATGGAGCAGCCGGAGGGCAAAGCCTCCTTTGTCAATGTCAGCTTCGAGCTGGATCAAGATCCCACACCTGATGCCAACAGATTTCCTGCCCCCATCCCCACCTAA
- the LOC135508021 gene encoding protein FAM177A1-like isoform X2, with product MVKEFESVELGDMRMKKQKVPRRTIYFASGETMEEYSTDEDEEVQVSIAVKTSADPSKLNWGPYFWFYMWRVATSTISVCDYLGERMASLFGITSPKYQYAIDEYYRMKKEEEEEEEENRLSEEAERNFEEEHNQEIQQPAMEQPEGKASFVNVSFELDQDPTPDANRFPAPIPT from the exons ATGGTGAAGGAGTTTGAGAGTGTGGAGCTGGGAGACATGCGGATGAAAAAGCAGAAGGTGCCCCGTAGAACGATTTACTTTGCCAGTGGCGAGACCATGGAGGAATACAGCACAGATGAAGATGAGGAAGTGCAAGTTTCTATCGCTGTTAAGACCTCAGCTGACCCG AGCAAGTTGAATTGGGGTCCATACTTTTGGTTTTACATGTGGAGAGTGGCAACCTCCACTATTTCAG TTTGTGACTATCTTGGGGAGAGAATGGCCTCATTGTTCGGAATTACCTCACCCAAGTACCAGTATGCTATTGACGAGTACTACAGAATGAAAAAGGAG gaggaggaggaggaggaggagaaccggCTGTCTGAGGAGGCAGAACGTAATTTTGAAGAGGAGCACAACCAGGAGATCCAGCAGCCAGCCATGGAGCAGCCGGAGGGCAAAGCCTCCTTTGTCAATGTCAGCTTCGAGCTGGATCAAGATCCCACACCTGATGCCAACAGATTTCCTGCCCCCATCCCCACCTAA
- the LOC135508023 gene encoding serine/threonine-protein phosphatase 2A regulatory subunit B'' subunit gamma-like isoform X1 — protein MWFLLDKHQVSPMTGEEAMTSYDCFLKFEDKAGVKCNVYLFRDYKTYVDFVLALENRKKPAALQYILKLLDMGNKIYLNVFALNYFFRDDIFDMVKPKDPCRI, from the exons ATGTGGTTTCTGCTCGACAAACACCAAGTGTCAcccatgacaggagaggaggcaATGACAAGCTATGACTGTTTTCTGAAGTTTGAAGACAAAGCAGGAGTAAAGTGCAA TGTGTATCTCTTCCGGGACTATAAGACGTACGTGGACTTTGTTCTGGCTCTGGAGAACAGGAAGAAGCCTGCAGCGCTACAGTACATCCTCAAGCTGCTGGACATGGGGAACAAGATCTACCTCAATGTCTTCGCTCTCAATTACTTCTTCAGG GATGATATCTTTGACATGGTGAAGCCAAAGGATCCGTGCAGGATCTAG
- the LOC135508023 gene encoding serine/threonine-protein phosphatase 2A regulatory subunit B'' subunit gamma-like isoform X2, which translates to MWFLLDKHQVSPMTGEEAMTSYDCFLKFEDKAGVKCKKKPAALQYILKLLDMGNKIYLNVFALNYFFRDDIFDMVKPKDPCRI; encoded by the exons ATGTGGTTTCTGCTCGACAAACACCAAGTGTCAcccatgacaggagaggaggcaATGACAAGCTATGACTGTTTTCTGAAGTTTGAAGACAAAGCAGGAGTAAAGTGCAA GAAGAAGCCTGCAGCGCTACAGTACATCCTCAAGCTGCTGGACATGGGGAACAAGATCTACCTCAATGTCTTCGCTCTCAATTACTTCTTCAGG GATGATATCTTTGACATGGTGAAGCCAAAGGATCCGTGCAGGATCTAG